GTCTTCGTCTTTCTTTGATCTCGAATTGCCTTGTaagttgcattttttttttttttgattttttttcgagGGTTAAATTTTGTGGGGAAATTATTGTTTTACATTTAATTGTCAAATTTagatgtattttaattaattgggTTGGAAAAATTAGAGTGCATgatttttatttgattagtgAGAAATGCAGAATCAAGGTTACATCATTTGATGTTGGATTACTGATAAGTGTGATAATCAGCAAAAAGGGCCTTCAATTTTGATTGTTTTTGGACTTATAAGTTATAAGTACTTTGATCAAGTCATTGAAGGAAAACAGAATAAATGTACTGATATTACTGCTGTATTTGTGTGGAAACCTGACTACGTCTAGCTTAGTTGGTAAAGTCTCGAAGGTGTTGCCTGGGATTCAATCCTGTCTATATTAGTGTCATTTGAGCTCACTAATATACTCCATGCACCTTATGTTATGTACAGCTGAAGTATAGTTTTAATCTAAGAAAATTAAAGTGAAATGACCGAAAGTTTGAAAAGGCCATCAGCCTTACTTCACTATGTTTTATGTGTGGTCCAATTTATGAAGTTTTCATTCTAACTGACAATTAGCTAGTTTAATTGAACATTTTCAGCTGATTTGGATGTTTGAGGTGGTTGAAATGGCctatgagtttttagcttttAACAGTGCAGTATTCTGTTTGGTTGCTTAGAAAATGGTATGAAGTGTTTCTTTTTGGGTTTGCAATTTTGTATGTTAGGTGGAACTGATGAAAAATGAGTTTGGAAGGATCTTTTAAATGTTCGGTCACATGAAATGTAATAAAAAGGAACTTGATTTTCGAACATATTGTTTGAAATCGGCACCTGAGTTTGACTTCTGTGTGTTGGGATCGTTGCATTTGTGGTTTCAGTGGAAGGATATGAAGACGAATCAATGCAAGCTTGTCCAGTCTATGTGGCGGCAGTTGACCTATCATGTAAGTTTGAGCCCCCCTCTCCCCTTCTCTCTAATTAGTGACATTCACTTTCATAATTTTTCCCTGAAAGTTTTCAATCTGTGTGTCCTCTCAAAGTTGATGAAGAGCTGTTGGCAAAACTAGAGGAGCTTCACTTGGGAAATGTTTCACTTTTGTATCATTAGCTTCTGTTTGATTCTCTTATTTGTGCACAGTAGATCTCTTCTGTTTAATACTTCTATAGTTGTGTTGGCCTCGTATATTTCTCTCATATTACCAACTTACCATATGTTGTCTATTGTTTCTCCAGTCAATTGCTATCAGATAATCTTATGAACTGGTTGGTAATATGTAACTTGGAAGAGCGGTGATAGCAATGGTTATTCAGAGGTTTAGATGAATTTGTGGATTACATGGATGTTCTTAGCCTTTTTCTAATGCTGTGCATTCTTATTTAAGTTAGTGACTCAAGCAAAGAGTTTATATTGTTACAACATTGTAACTACTAACCAGGCTATAACAGatgtattttaattttgtttagtttTGATGGTGGATCAAGCAATGGGCATGTACTAGGCTGTAAAAAGAGGTTATGTTGCATTCATCATCGTCGAACATAGAGGGGGTCAGATAACTGATTATGGTCATTTATGCTCCAGTAGTCCAGTTCTGAGCAAGAAATCTGAGAATTAAATGCTGTATGAAACACTATCTTGGGTTCATTGGAGTGTTAAAGTTCTCAACTTCATTAACCATTAGTGAGTCTTGCATGTAGGATAGCCTAGTAATGGATTTGGCCTATTGGAATGGGGAGATTGACCTATCGTTTGACAACCATAACTGAAACTTTTGAAGATGGTTGATCCCGATATTTAGATGCATTTTTCTTCTGTTCTTGTTCATGGAAGTTGGCAAAAATAGCTGACTTCTCCCCCCTTTTGCAGCTTCAGAAGAGTTTCTGGACCTTATTAAAAGTGCATTACTGGCGGCTTTGGAAGGTCAGATTGCAGTTCTTATTGTTTGCTACTTTTTGCCTGCTTATTGATGATTGATATTTCAATATTTGTACAGCACTTCCTGCTGGAGCACTCTTCGGACTTGCTGTGTTCAGCGTCAAATTAGGGTTGTATGATGTGCAAGGCCCCGTTCCAGTTGTGAAGAATGTTTTCATCCCGTCTGATGCAGATGGCTCTATACAAATAGAGCTTCAAGATGTCATGCCcttgttttccttcttagccCCAGTATGTCCTCAAGTAGTTATTGGTTAGCAGTAGCTCTATTTCAAGTAGTTGCAATTTCTAATTAGCCACTTCTGTCTTCTATAACTTTGAAAATTCTACGGAGTATATGACTGTGTACCCTAAGTCTTGGACCCTCCTGTCATTACCTAGGTGGAGACCTGTAAAGAGCGGATTGCATCTGCCATCGAAACTCTTAAACCAATGACATCATGGGAAAGATCAGCAGCTGCTAGTCAATCTCTAGATGGTGTCCTACTAGGTGGCCGAGGTTTTGGATCAGCAATGGAAGCCCTTTTCAGTTACCTTGGATCAGAATATGGAACCACATTTGcattaggtattgttgcttcaAGGCTTCAAGCTGTAGTGATGTGATGTGCCCTGGCTCTACAGTTTCTGTGCTAGATGAAGGAAAATGGATAATTTAGTAGTTGAAGCAATCTTTCTCTATGATTGAAAACTTCTGTACCTAAAATATATGTTTCTTCTGTAACAATACTGCAGCTAGGGTTTTTGCTTTCTTGTCTGGTGTTCCTGATTTTGGAGCTGGGCAACTCGATACAAGACGGTACGGGGAGCAATATGCTAGTAAAGGAGAAGATGCTGACCGTGCTTTACTTCCCGAGCAGACCTCATTTTACAAGGAACTGGTAAGTTatgttcaattttaattattccGTAGTTACCTACGACTAGGTAATATAAGCACTGTCATATATTTCACAGGCTGCTGTCGCTGTTCAAGCAGGTGTTTGTGTGGACTTATTTGCTGTTACAAATGAGTATACTGATTTGGCATCCCTTAAGTTCCTCAGCATTGAAAGTGGAGGGTCCCTGTTTCTGTATCCAAGTACTGACGATTCTACGCTTCCTCAGGACATGTGAGTAACAAAATATTCTCAAAAGCACAATATACTTTTCTTGTTCATAAATTTCACTAGAGTACTAAATTAGATATGTGAGATTACTTTTCTCTAGTCATGTTAGTAACTATTGCAATTGTACTGTTTCTATTGCGTTGAAGCTTGAAAACTAAGAATATTATGTTCTGATTTTTGAAAATTCTTCTTTAAGCTTAATTGATTTCTTAAACGACCTTACAGGTATCGCATGTTAAGTCGACCGTATGCCTTCAATTGTGTTTTACGATTGAGAACGTCTTCTGAATTCAAAATTGGTCGCTCTGTGAGTTGGTGCTTCCTGTTTTCTTGAGTCATTTGATAACAGTTCTTGTTATTGAGTTGCTAATTTTGTGCCAACAACTCTTTCatgtatatatttatttatttatttatttattttgtgtcTTTGCAGTATGGTCACTTTTTCCCTGATCCAGAATATGAAAATGTTCAGCACATAATCTGTTGTGATTCTTATGCAACCTATGCATATGACTTCGAATTTGCCAAAGTTGAAGGCTTCTCGAGGTACTTTTTAGTTTGCTATCAACTTTATCTACTATATGGATAGTTAATCTTTGATGACTTTAATTGGATGCATGTTTGTAAAAGTGAAATCTTTGAAAAGTCCATAAGATTAAGGAAGATTTAACCAATGCAAACTCAAAGTTTCTGTAAACTTACTAGGCTAGACATAACTGTATCATGGAGAGAATTCTGATGGGTAGAGTCacaagactcacaacaaagGATAAGGTGTAACATGTTTGAATCTCTATTCAAAATAAAGAAGGCGTGCCTGCAAATCTTGGTCAGAGGAAGAGTAAAGCGAGGCTTCTTGGTCAGTAAAGTAAGGATGGAGGCTTCTTTGACAGTTGTTCACTTTGTCGTGATTTCTCAGGTTGCATTTTACATTGCCGATTCTAGTATATGAGTAATGACAGAATAAGCGTCTTTGCTTAATGTTCATATGTCCAAGTTGAATCGTCGTTAACCAATCTTCCTTCGTGGCTTCAGTTTCATTGTTAATGTGTGACCTTCAGAAAATATTTGTGTCTGCATAATTCATGCGTGAAATTGTCTTTTAAGCTCTGCTTTGAATGCTTTGACAGACATGCCTCAGAACCTCCTATGCTACAAATTGCTTTCCAGTACTCTGTGGTTGTACCACCTGAGGAGCTTTCAAGTTCAGGACTGAGTTCTGCAAGTAGGTATGGTTGTGGCAGCTGTACTTCACAATGTTTTTCTTACTTCTGTTATTTTGTGCTCCAGTTTGTAGCTTGTTTGGATAAATTTGTTGTGTTTGAGGTGTCATAACTAATGGTTATTTTcttatctctctctctctctctctctctctctctctctctctctctctctctctctctctctctctctctctctctctctctctctctctctctgtcaCTCCCCTCCCCAGAGATGCATTATGGAAATTTGGCTGACCTTATCGACAACCTTGCACAGTTGCACTCATCCGACTCTCTCTCTCTGTCACTCCCCTCCCCAGTTGCACTCATCCAAGCATCCGACTCATATTTTACAGATGATAACCCAGAGATTTGACTATTTGAGTCAGATGCTTGAAATTCTCTCTGTATTTGGCCTTTCTGAAGCAGTTATTGACAGTATTGGACTTGAAATTCTCTGACAATTGTCCTAAAACCATCCTAAGTGCAAGATCTGCTTAAGACATGCTCTTCCAGTGCAGCATTTATGAGAACACTTTTAGCAGTACTAGTTTCATCACTATGGTCTATGAGCTACTCCTGTCCATTTTTCTGTCAACTGTAGCTAGTTCTTGTCAAATTGTCGTTTTGCTTAATTTATTCTGAAAAAGAATTAGTATAAtcccctctctcctctctcctctttcttcaCCCATTAGCAAATAGCAACCCTCTCCCCCGTCCCCCCCTTCCGGCCTGCCCAATCCCCTCCCCGATGACACCACTGGCGAGCATACTCCGAGTGGGCTCATCAGCTATTGTTTCTTTAACAACTTTTTAATAGCCTCCTTTGCTCATAAGGGGTTGGAAGCAAAATCTTTTGCTGGTGAATATATCTTTTATGTTTGTATTATGGCCATGCACTTGCTTAGTCATCTAAACATTCCCCTTTTCCTCATAATGTGATATGCATATGCAGGCCCAAATTTTCAATCAAACGGCGGTTAAGAATTAGAACTTTGCAGTATGGAGCTGCTCGTAACATTAATGAGCTTTATGATAGTGTTGACTCTGAGGTGGTTCTTTCCATTCTGGTTCACAAGGTAGATTTTACTGCGTATTTTTATGTTGTACATTTTTATGCAGATCTGCCGGCCCAAATCCCCCCCCCCCTTGTTTTACTGCGTACTTAAACGTTTCCCTTTTCCTCATAATGTGGATATGCATTTGAATGCCCAAAATTTGCTCCTCGTTTTTACTACGTATTTTCATGTTGTCATTTTTGTGCAAATCGTGTTCCAGTAATTGTTATAACCTGATACATGGTAGGTCATTCAAGCTTCTCTGGAGCATGGTGTTCGAGAGGGTAGGATACTGCTACATGATTGGCTAGTTATTCTGACAGCGCAGTACAATGATGCCCTTAAACTCGTCCAGTATGGGATTGGGACCTCTAGTTCTGTTCAACAGATTGATGTTTCCTTCGCACAATGCCCTCAGTTGCAGCCTTTGCCTCGCTTGATCTTTGCTTTGCTTAGAAGTCCTCTTCTTCGTCTGCATGAGGAGGGGGTTCATCCTGATTACCGGATATCCTTGCAATGTCTCTTCAGGTATGACTCTTGTGACAATCTGATGCtttgaataaataaattatctgcCACCAAATTATTGGGATGTTCTCAATTTAATTTGGATGTTTGGAACTTCTGTGATCTTGAGATTCCTTACATAATTTCATGATAAGATTAACACCATCTACAAGGATGTCTGGTTCTTATATGATGACAAGGGGCAGAAGAAAAAGAGTTAAATGACTGGATTGCTGGTACTAGTCCATTGtaatcaaaacttgaatatttattCAGAAGcgcataatttaatgaaaatctAAGCAATGGTTATATGCTTCATGCCATCAATCAAACCATAAATGAGCTCACCAAATTCAACTTATGGGTGGGTGCTTTCTTTCCTTCTATGCCCCCATCCTAGACAAGATGAGGATAAAAGAAGGCAGCAAGCAATTGGCGTTCACCTCTTGCTTCAATCAAGTAATTTGAATACTTGTGGACAGTCGTACACCACCAACTAAATACGCAATAGATTAGTTGAAAGACTGAAATAAGTAGTTCATAATATTTTTCTGGTAGTATTTTAGTCAAGTATACATGCATTACTTTAGACATATCAAGTGCAAGTGAAACTGTTATGCTGTGTAGAGTCTAAGATGGGTATATGCTCTTGTAATTATCAAGTATACAGAGGTATCAGCCTACAGAACAGATCCTGTTCAAGTAAGGTCGTAATCATCAAGTATATGGATAAGCATATCCACACAATTTCCTTTTTCTGTTCAATGGAACTTATTAATATCTCTGCCTCTGCCTTTTCTGTATCTACTAATGCAGTGCGTTGGAACCGAGTTCTCTTCATCGTGCTGTGTATCCGGTGTTGACATCATATACAACTCCAGATAAACAGGCATATCCACGCCATTCTCTAAGCCGTGCTGCGTTAATAACCAGTGGCAGTCCAATATTTCTCCTGGATGCATTCACGACTCTGATTGTGTTTTATTCCTCAACTGCCGATCCTGGATTGCCTTTCCCACCACCTCATGACTGTAAGCATTTTCTTATAAGTTTATCTCCTCTTGAATGGTAAATGGCCTTCTCATATTTCTGCAAATGCGATGAGAAATTCTTAGCGCTAGCTTTTATTTGTTTTCTCAGGCTTACTAAGGACAACTATAAACAAATTGAAACAAGAGAGAAGTATCACACCGAAACTGTCATTCATAAGGGGAGGGAAGGATGATGCTACAGCTTTTGAGAATTATCTTATTGAAGAACAAGATGTTGAGGGGACTGGTTTCACTAGCGCAATGggatttgtttcctttttggaGGATATAAATCGCAGTGTGTTGGAGTATATGAAGTAGATCAGATATGAAAAATAGGCGTGCCACACTGTTTATTTATACTTGCAGAGAATAGCACATTTCTACCCTCAAGTCTGGAAAAACGGACTTCAAAGAGGGGAACACTGATACGATAAAAGTCAGTTAAGTTTGAAGCTTACTGTCCAAGTTCCATGGAACTGTTTTTATGTAGAGCTCAGTGCCTTAGctgaaagtttttttttttataaaagatgAATGCCGCAGTTGAAAGTTCTTTTAGAGCATGAAGAAGAGTCATAGTCATTTTGTAAGGCGCCTCAACAGCTAGATCAATGAGAACAATTCgataaattttgattttgattcgGATAAATATGTACATTATTGTTTGTATTAGTTCCATTTCCTAGTCTTGATTGCCCAGTTTCTTGCAGGGCATCTACATACCCATCTGCTCTTTGAATACGAGACCATAAGTTGCGGAAGGGGGATCTCTAACCACCGCATCTTTAAAGTTTAAAGTAAAGCAAAGCAAATGCCTTTTCATTCTATAATGCTCATTAGGTGAGGTTCAACTATGTAATTCACGTGAAATATAGGAAATcaattttaaaaagaaaagaacccCCAAACTTAACTTTCAACACCTAAAAAAATATACTTGCGAGTTATTATTATAGAATATCCAAATTAATTCTAGATGAGTGAAACAAAATGAATTAGCCAAGATGCCATACGTTTGAAGATTGAAGAAGCAAGTGGTTTAGATATTGACAAGAAGAAGACTAAAAAAGAGAGAATTTGATCCCATAAACATCTCTTTTGAAAACTTGCACCAAAGTTACATTTTTAGTGGATTACTTTGAAATACTTGGAACCCATCTTTCCTCTATTTTCCACACTCTATAGTTGGAAAAACAAGCCAGCATAGATTCCCTCTCAATCATAAACCTCTCAAAGTCGTGCTTTTTGATTTGTTTATACAAATTTGTTAGCCTATAATAACATCCTGAAGCACCCTGATCGAAGCAGTAAACTACTTGTGTTGTCAGTTAGTTATATGGATAACAGCGACCAGACGAGTTGCTGTGAAAAACTCTTTATTGCTATTCGAAAACCATCTCCTTTCATCCGAACCATGCGTTTCACCTCCCCCACTACCACTATGAGTGATCGCTGTGTTAGAGTCTCTAGAGCTGGTACTATTGCCATTGAAACTCCTTCGAATGTTTCTTTGacaactactactactactaatcTTAAAGATCGTTGTCCTCGAATCTCCAAACAAACTGTAGCACCAGCAGCAACAGATAGCAGGAAACAACCTGAAAATAAGGTTGCAGTTATTCATGTTTCCCAGCCAACCATCAATCTTGCCAAGCCTAAGGCAACTACTATTCTTCCAATACACGGTCATGAAAATAGAATTCCAGCTATTCCTCATGGAAATGGGGTAAAGTCATATATAGCAGAGAGTATTAATGGTATGTCTTCTGAATATATTGAACGTGCAGGGAGAAAGATCAGAAGCCCCACCAATGTGGGTGTTCGAAAGCCAAGCATTGCACCAGATAGTTTTAATGATAGGGTTACTGACTTCATAAGTCGCACCAAGTACAAGTTCCATTCTTCACCTTCCTACATTGAGGTGTCTGAGGGTAAAGAGAATAGACTCAAGTAGCTTCTGCCAGCTTTATTTACTGAATTATGTATGCTCTGTTCTGTGGTGTTGTGTATTTCTGAATTTGTGCTGTGATTCTAGTTGGGAATATTTATCGCGATATTGATTATTGAAGCTAAATATAGAAGAAGTGGGCATATGTGGAAGATTATATGGATATGCTCAACATTATCTTCATAACTCATATCTTGGAGCTGTCATCTGATGGGGAGGATCTATGCTTGAGATGACAGCAGATAATGAAATAATTCATGTTTCTtttttctgttcttttttatagtTTTCATGTGTTACAAAGTATTTGCTACTTATGACTGTAAAATTTCAAGTATATACCATTCAATTCTATACGACTATACCCCAGTTGAATTATTATCCAGTTTCTTGAAAGAAAAATGTCATCTGCATCTCTATAGTTGCTCTCTTTCCTGTTATTACAGTTGAGGAGCACCTAAATAAAGTTGTAAAGCCAGCTGATAGATGCATCTCAGCAGCTTTCACTCTGCTCACCCTGATACTTCGCATTTTTCAGCTACAGACCATAATTACACTCAGTGTTGTTGAGAATCATCCTTTCCAATTATCATCACTGGCCAGCTCCTGATGGCTGTATTAATTTTAACATCTGTACACAACATGGGTGCTTGACTACCTGTAGATCTCACTCATTCAACAATGAAAATTGAATTTCAGCAATAACTTCCCCTTGAAAAACCATGCACTTTATATGTTCCCATTAGCCTAGTATCCGTAGTTATACAGGAAGAAACATTGAGCCATTACATGCAAGTCATCTCCACCTATATGCCCACCTTGTTTATGTTACACCATGTGTTAGCCTGAAGGTCAGCTAGATATAAAGTGCTATAGGTAACAGATTTTACACTTAGCTATCAGgagaatcatcatcatcatcattatcatcattgTTTTCactttcttcttcctcctcatcttcttcatcttcattcTCTTCCTCCTTGCCATTTTCCGTAGCTGTATCTTCCTCTTCGCCATTTTCCGTGGCTGTCTCTTCCTCTTCGCCATTTTCCGTGGCTGTCTCTTCCTCTTCGCCATTTTCTGTACCTGTATCTTCCTCTTCGCCATTTTCCGTGGCTGTCTCTTCATCTTTGCCATTTTCTGTAGCTGTATCTTCCTCTTCGCCATTTTCTGTCGCTGTCTCTTCATCTTTGCCATTTTCTGTAGCTGTATCTTCCTCTTCGCCATTTTCCGTGGCTGTCACTTCAGCTTTGACATTTTTTGTAGCTGTCTCTTCATCTGTTTTCCTCTTCTTGCTTGCTTCTTTTGCCTTTGCTGACCCTGCTCTCTTTCCAGCAGCCTTTTTCTTAAATTCTGAAATTAAGTTGGTTAGTATATCCACATTATGCATGTTATTATATATCTAAATGCTAATAGACCCTTCTATATGACTATATCCTGTGTCCCGCATAAAAGCAGATAGAGATACAGAGTAACAATCTATAGCTTGGGACAAGAGGGGTAAATGTCGCCCTCACACTGTTAACAATTTAATCTAAGATACAGTTAATCCAGGGCTGTTACAGATCTTCATTCATATTGTTCATTCAGATCTTAGGGGCCGTTTGGTTCATTAAATTGGAATGGATTGGTACGGAACCTCATACCATAGGGGTATGGGTTCACATTCCCACACCAGTTTGAAGTTGTTTGGTTTACTCTTGGAATGGATTATATATCCCATTCATAATGTTTGGTTTACTTTGGAGTGGAATACTAAACATCCAAATTGAATCAGTTGAAGCTCATAAAAGCGCAAAGCTCGTCATACATAGGTATCAAGTAATTCAATAATAACCTAAGATAAACACTTGAGGAGCCTCAAAGCACAGAACAGCAACAGCAAAAGTACTTAATTTTAAGCACTATTCGACTCCTAAATTTCATTTCCAGAGAGATTCTGAAAAGTCTTCACAGGACCAGGACATACATGTCAGTGAATCCAGTGATAACTCTGACAAGGTCTACACATGCGGAAAACACAAGAGAATAGAGTAACACTTTAGAGCTTATCATAAATTTGACTGCTTATCATTATAGTTCTAGTTTATTTTGTCCGCCTGCAAAGATAATAAAGCATATTGGTATTTATTCCCATAATTCATATTATCTGTTAAATAACTGTCTCATACATGGACAAGCTACTTATTTTTGCCAATCTGCATCAACACTTTAGAGATTCCTTGAAAACCCGTATTTGAAGTGCAGAGCAAAGATGGAAATCATTCCAAAGTAAAAGGCATATTCAAACATGAGAAATACTcaattgaaaaggggaaaaatgCATCCGAAAGCAGTAacctgaaagaaaaaaaagccaCTAACCATCAAGGGCAGCCCTGAGTGGTTCAACAAACTCGGAAAACTCTACTTCCTCTAGTGCATTCAACACATCTTCAGCATTTATGATTTGTCTA
This Spinacia oleracea cultivar Varoflay chromosome 6, BTI_SOV_V1, whole genome shotgun sequence DNA region includes the following protein-coding sequences:
- the LOC110796075 gene encoding protein transport protein SEC23 D → MAVRPTVTRFPMDPDEQESSGLPWGVTVSPFSGRDENGTPPAMGSDGENLPRCENCWAYFNSYCELDQWAWTCSLCGTLNGLSSHSIAKYSNPQSCPEMSSSFFDLELPLEGYEDESMQACPVYVAAVDLSSSEEFLDLIKSALLAALEALPAGALFGLAVFSVKLGLYDVQGPVPVVKNVFIPSDADGSIQIELQDVMPLFSFLAPVETCKERIASAIETLKPMTSWERSAAASQSLDGVLLGGRGFGSAMEALFSYLGSEYGTTFALARVFAFLSGVPDFGAGQLDTRRYGEQYASKGEDADRALLPEQTSFYKELAAVAVQAGVCVDLFAVTNEYTDLASLKFLSIESGGSLFLYPSTDDSTLPQDMYRMLSRPYAFNCVLRLRTSSEFKIGRSYGHFFPDPEYENVQHIICCDSYATYAYDFEFAKVEGFSRHASEPPMLQIAFQYSVVVPPEELSSSGLSSASRPKFSIKRRLRIRTLQYGAARNINELYDSVDSEVVLSILVHKVIQASLEHGVREGRILLHDWLVILTAQYNDALKLVQYGIGTSSSVQQIDVSFAQCPQLQPLPRLIFALLRSPLLRLHEEGVHPDYRISLQCLFSALEPSSLHRAVYPVLTSYTTPDKQAYPRHSLSRAALITSGSPIFLLDAFTTLIVFYSSTADPGLPFPPPHDCLLRTTINKLKQERSITPKLSFIRGGKDDATAFENYLIEEQDVEGTGFTSAMGFVSFLEDINRSVLEYMK
- the LOC110796074 gene encoding DNA polymerase II subunit B4 — its product is MGKEKATAVATEAEELPKTIVRRVVKEKLSQISTDGGDVTLHKEALIAFSESARIFIHYLSATAHDICNDSNRQIINAEDVLNALEEVEFSEFVEPLRAALDEFKKKAAGKRAGSAKAKEASKKRKTDEETATKNVKAEVTATENGEEEDTATENGKDEETATENGEEEDTATENGKDEETATENGEEEDTGTENGEEEETATENGEEEETATENGEEEDTATENGKEEENEDEEDEEEEESENNDDNDDDDDSPDS